DNA from Halorarum salinum:
TCATCGGATCCAGCCCGAGCTCGCGGAAGGCGTCGCGCGCCTCCTCGTCGCCCTCGACGGCGTCGATGCGGTAGAACCCGACGCCGCGGGGCTCCTCGCTCAACCAGGCCTCGGCGGCGTCGAGCAGCGCCCGTCCGACGCCGTCCCCCCGCGCGTCCTCCCGGACGAACAGCCCGTGTATCTTCCCGTGGCGGTCGAGCTGGAAGATCGGGTGTTCCCCGACGATCCGAACCTCGAGCACCCCGACGTACTCCTCCCCCCCGTCCACGGCGAGCAGCACCGTGCTGTACTTCGAATCGATCAGCTGGTTCTCGAAGTACGAGAGCCAGTGCTCGTCGGCGCCCTCCTTGGCCTCGTATCGGTCGTTGAACTCGGCGAGGTGGGACGTGAACCCGTGCCAGAGGTCGAGGAGCCCCTCCCCGTCCTCGATCGTCGCCTCGCGAACGGTGAGTTCCATGCGTCCCGGGAGTGGTCCCTCGGCCGACTTAAACCCTCGGAGTGGGTCCGCTACGCGGCGTCAGCGGCCGGTGTCGGGGCGCCTGGCTTCGCCCCATTTGATCCGCTCGAAGGGGGTCTCACAGGCGTTACAGTAGTACTGGCTCTTCGACACCTCGGGGCCGAAGTCCGAGTCCTTGACGACGTCCGAGGAGCCGCAGAACGGACAGGAGACGTCCTCGTCCGGCCGGTCGTCCCCGTCGGATCGGCTCATTCCGCGGCGAACTCCTTGTTCCGGGTTCCCCGGATGGACTCCAGAACGTTGGCCTCGATCCCGCCCTCGACGATCCGGCGGCGGCGCCCGTCCCAGTCGGCCGCGGCCAGCCCGTCGGGCTCCGGGACCGTGACGTCCGTCCCGCTCGTGAGCCCCTCGCAGTGGTCCAGGAACGCCTCCCGGAGTTCGGCGACCGAGCGGTCCGTGAACCCCGCCTCGAGGAGCGGGTCGGTGCCGTCGTCGTACTCGGACGGGCCGACGAACGCCAGCACGTCGGGGAGCGTCTCCTCGAGGGCCGCCTGGAACTCCTCGGGCTCCGAGCTCGCGAGGTGTTCGAGCCAGCCGTCGTGGAAGTCGAAGTGGGAGTACTCCTCCTCGCTCATCTTGTCCGTGAGTCCCGCGAAGTCGTCGTGGACGATGGCGTCGAGCAGCAGCAGCGCCGCCCGGTCGGTCAGCCCGAACCGGACCTCGAACCGCGTCCAGTCGGGCGCCGGCCGGTCGGTCGTCGCGGCGTTGCAGAACTCGTCGCCCTCGCGGTCCTCCCTGAGCCAGTCGCCGTCGCGGCCCTGTCCCTCGAGCTGGAGGAAGAACTGGCGGACCTGCCCGTACTCGTCCTGCGTGAGGCTGAACAGCGCGATGCTGTCGGAGATGTTCGGCCCCAGGAACGCCTGCTCGGCGTACCAGTGCGAGAGCATGAGCTTCGTGTCCGCGATCGCCTGGACGTAGTCGACCGCCTCGGCGGGCCACCCGTCGGTCATGCCAGCTCACCCGTCGTCACCCGCTCGTCCGGCTCGCCGGTGACCTTGACGAGGTCGTCCCGGCGGACGAGCACCATGTAACACCAGTCCTCCTCGTCGTACGTCGTGTCCGCGTAGTTCTTCGCCAGTTTGTCCGACGGCGCCCGTACGCTCCCGATGTGTTTCAGGTCGTCTCCCGGGTTGATCCGGGTGAGTACTTCGTAGTTCATATCGCAGTCCCCGATTCCCGCAGTTTCCGCTGGACGTCCTCGTCGAGCCTGTCCTTCGACCAGACGGGGTCCCAGACCACCTCGATCGACACGTCCTCGACGCCGTCGAGGTCGAGGAGCGCCTCCTCGACGTCGTCCTGGAGCATCTGGTAGGCCGGACAGCCCATGCAGGGGTAGGTCATCTCGACGGTCACGTCCGCGCCCTCGTGGTGGACGTCGTAGATCATGCCCATCTCCACGAGGCTGACGGGGACGTGCGGGTCCATCACCTCCGCGTCGATCCGTTCGACGAGCCGGCGCTCGAACTCGGAGACGCCGTCGAGGGCGTCGACGTCCGATCCCGTGACTCGTACGTTGTGTGCGCTCATTTCGCTATGTGGTTTCCTCGGTCGTCCCGGTCATAAACTCTTCTCCGCTCCGCGACCGCCCGTTTCGTGACCGCGCCGACGTTCGTGTGTTCGCAGACATGTTTTTGAAGTCGTGTGAACTGTGACCGTTCAGGCCGTGTACTGGCTGACGCCATCGTAGAGGTCGCCGCTCTGGATCATCCCGACGAACTCCTCCTGTGCGGGGCCGCCCTCGCGCCACCGCTCCAGCACGTCGTCCCAGGTGACCGGGTCGTCGAAGTACCACTGCTTTTCCGTCTCGTCGAACGCGACGGGGAACTCGAACTCGAGGACGTACTCGTCGGCCTCCTCGTCGTAGTGGGCCGGGACGTCGACGTCGTACTCCTCGCACAGCGGGACGACCTCGTCCATCCACGCCTGGCGGAGCTCGTCGTTCGTCATCCCCTTGATGCGGTACTCGAACTGGTCGGTGTGGGTCTTCAGGTCGTCCGGGAACCCGAACAGTTCGAGCCCCATCGGGAACAGCCAGTCGACCGCGTCCTGGAGCTTCCGCTTCGTGTTTTCGTTCTTCCTCGCGAGGCGGCGGAACCACGTCCGACCGTGGCGGATGTGGAACTGCTCCTCCTTCTCGACCTTCAGTAACGCCCGCTTCCACGGGGCGTAGGAGGTGTTCTCGTAGATGTCCGAGAGCAGGGTGAGCCCGGCCTCGTCGAGGAAGGCGTGGAACACCGTCTGCTCGGCGAAGTCGTCGAGGAACATCTCGAACGCGTACGCGGACCGCCACTCCTGGGGCTCGCGTCCGTAGATGATCTCGTCGATGTCCTCGCCGAGGTTCTGGAGGAGCCGGAGCGAGATGTACGAGTGGCCCACCTCGTCCTGGATGGTGGACAGCTCCGCCCCCCGGGCGTCCAGGCTCGGCGCGTTCATCGCCTGCTCGAACAGGCACGGCGCGCTCATCAGTTCGATGTCGGCGTTCACCTGCAGCGGCAGCTTGAGCGCCTCCTTGTAGCCCGGCGTCATCTCCTCGACCGACTCGATCATGCGGCCGTTCTGTATCTGCTGCTTTAGTTTCTCCTCACTCGGTGGGGGTGTCGTCGCTGCCATCGTCGGGAAGGTACTCGCGTGAACACATAAAAATATCCCCGCGCCGCCGAACCGGAATCGCCCCCGCCGATCGCCGCGTCGCGTCGACGGCGCTCGCCGCGCTACCGTCGGACGTACCCGCCGTCGACGTGGACGACCTCGCCGGTCACCCACCCGGTCGCCTCGCTCGCCAGGAGCGCGACCACGTTCGCGACCTCCTCCGGTTCGCCGATGCGCTTCAGCGCGTACGCCTCCGCGATGGCGTCCTCGTGCTCGGCGACCCACTCCTCGGTCGCTGGCGTCCGGACGGTTCCCGGCGAGACGCAGTTGACGCGGACGCCGTCCTCCCCCACCTCCTTCGCGAGCGTCTTCGTGAACGACACGTTCGCCGCCTTCGCGGCGCCGTAGACGGAGAGCCCCGGATCGTTGCCGCGGTAGGACCCGCTGGCGAAGTTGACGACGACGCCCTCGCCCCGCGCCTTCATCGACGGGAGGACGGCGTGCGTGCAGTTCAACGTCCCGTACAGGGCGACGCCGATCAACGTGTCCCAGTCGGCCGGGTCGGTCTCCGCGAACGGTTCGGTGTTCGCGACGCCGGCGTTGTTCACGAGCGCGTCGATCGGACCGAGGCCGTCCTCCACCGCGTCGACCATCGCCCGCGCGTCGTCGTAGTTCGAGACGTCCGTCTCGACCGCGAGCGCGTCGACGCCGTACTCCTCCTCCAGCGAGCGAGCGTTCCCCCTCGCGCCATCGACGTCGACGTCCGCGAGGGCGACGTCCGCCCCGAGTTCCGCGACCGCCTCGCCGATGGCGGTCCCGATCCCCCCGGCGCCGCCGGTGACACACACTACCCGGTCGTCGAATCCGATCTGGTCCCTGATGCTGGGTCGACCCATGACGGATGGGACGTCGCCCATGACGTAGTTATATCCAGCGCTCGGCGTCGGCGCGGGTGAGCGTGGGACGCCGTCGGGTCGGTCCGACCCGAGACCCGGCGCCTCGAACACAATCCGGACGAGCAGGTCGGGGACCGCCTGCAGGTGGCTCCGGTCGACGCTGAACCGACCGCGACGCACCCGCCGAGCGGCTTCCCTTCCCG
Protein-coding regions in this window:
- a CDS encoding GNAT family N-acetyltransferase; this encodes MELTVREATIEDGEGLLDLWHGFTSHLAEFNDRYEAKEGADEHWLSYFENQLIDSKYSTVLLAVDGGEEYVGVLEVRIVGEHPIFQLDRHGKIHGLFVREDARGDGVGRALLDAAEAWLSEEPRGVGFYRIDAVEGDEEARDAFRELGLDPMKHTFEGTL
- a CDS encoding PaaD-like zinc ribbon domain-containing protein encodes the protein MSRSDGDDRPDEDVSCPFCGSSDVVKDSDFGPEVSKSQYYCNACETPFERIKWGEARRPDTGR
- a CDS encoding 1,2-phenylacetyl-CoA epoxidase subunit PaaC — protein: MAATTPPPSEEKLKQQIQNGRMIESVEEMTPGYKEALKLPLQVNADIELMSAPCLFEQAMNAPSLDARGAELSTIQDEVGHSYISLRLLQNLGEDIDEIIYGREPQEWRSAYAFEMFLDDFAEQTVFHAFLDEAGLTLLSDIYENTSYAPWKRALLKVEKEEQFHIRHGRTWFRRLARKNENTKRKLQDAVDWLFPMGLELFGFPDDLKTHTDQFEYRIKGMTNDELRQAWMDEVVPLCEEYDVDVPAHYDEEADEYVLEFEFPVAFDETEKQWYFDDPVTWDDVLERWREGGPAQEEFVGMIQSGDLYDGVSQYTA
- a CDS encoding metal-sulfur cluster assembly factor, which encodes MSAHNVRVTGSDVDALDGVSEFERRLVERIDAEVMDPHVPVSLVEMGMIYDVHHEGADVTVEMTYPCMGCPAYQMLQDDVEEALLDLDGVEDVSIEVVWDPVWSKDRLDEDVQRKLRESGTAI
- a CDS encoding SDR family NAD(P)-dependent oxidoreductase; its protein translation is MGRPSIRDQIGFDDRVVCVTGGAGGIGTAIGEAVAELGADVALADVDVDGARGNARSLEEEYGVDALAVETDVSNYDDARAMVDAVEDGLGPIDALVNNAGVANTEPFAETDPADWDTLIGVALYGTLNCTHAVLPSMKARGEGVVVNFASGSYRGNDPGLSVYGAAKAANVSFTKTLAKEVGEDGVRVNCVSPGTVRTPATEEWVAEHEDAIAEAYALKRIGEPEEVANVVALLASEATGWVTGEVVHVDGGYVRR
- a CDS encoding phenylacetic acid degradation PaaB family protein — encoded protein: MNYEVLTRINPGDDLKHIGSVRAPSDKLAKNYADTTYDEEDWCYMVLVRRDDLVKVTGEPDERVTTGELA
- a CDS encoding Phenylacetic acid catabolic protein — encoded protein: MTDGWPAEAVDYVQAIADTKLMLSHWYAEQAFLGPNISDSIALFSLTQDEYGQVRQFFLQLEGQGRDGDWLREDREGDEFCNAATTDRPAPDWTRFEVRFGLTDRAALLLLDAIVHDDFAGLTDKMSEEEYSHFDFHDGWLEHLASSEPEEFQAALEETLPDVLAFVGPSEYDDGTDPLLEAGFTDRSVAELREAFLDHCEGLTSGTDVTVPEPDGLAAADWDGRRRRIVEGGIEANVLESIRGTRNKEFAAE